CGGCCGGCGGGAAGGAACCAGATCCGCGGCGGGATGGGCTCGCCGCGCCGGGCGTGCTCCAGGTCCGAATGGGCCTGGGCCATGGCGGCCGGGTCGATCTCGCCGAGGCTGCGGCCGGAGAGGGCGCGGGCGTCCATCCCCATCAGCGCGCTGAAGCGGCGGTTGGCGGCGCCGATCCGCAGCGCCCGGTCCACGAAGACCAGGGCCACAGGGGCGGCAGCGTAGATGGCCTCCAGCTGCGTCAGGCGCTGCTCGCCGGAGGGGTAGCGGGTGGCGGGGGCGAAGGCCATGGCGCCGCGGGCGTGCAGCATGGGCGGCACTTCCGCGGCCGGGACGGGGCGGCCGAAGAGCCAGCCCTGGGCGTAGTCGCAGTCCAGCCGGGCCAGGGCCTCCGCCTGGGCGTCCGTCTCCACGCCTTCCGCCACCACGGGGGCGCCGAGGCTGCGGCCGAGGCCGATGACGGCGCCGACGATCTGCCGGCTCTCCTCCGAGTCGCCCATGGTGCGGACGAAGCTGCCGTCGAGCTTGATCTCGTCGAAGGGCAGGGCGCGCAGGCGGGTGAGGCTGGAGTGGCCGGTGCCGAAATCGTCCAGCGCGATGCGCACGCCCTTGCCGCGCAGCAGGTCCGCGGCGACGCGCGCCCCGTCGATGTCGCCGATCACGGCCGTCTCCGTGATCTCGATCTTCGTGCGATCCAGCGGGAAGCCGGTGGCCTGGACCGACTCCTCGAAGAGGGCGGGCATGGCCCTGTCCTGGAAGTGCTGGGGTGAGATGTTGAAGGCGAGGCGGAAGCTGCCGCCCCAGTCCAGGGCGGCGAGGCACGCGGAGCGGATGATGTGCCGGGCGAGGTTGGCGGCAAGCCCATGCCGCTCCGCCACGGGCACGAAGCGGGCGGGGGGCATGGGGCCGAAGTTCTCGTCGGTCCAGCGGGCCAGGACCTCGAAACAGGCGATGGACCCGCTCTTGAGATGCACGATGGGCTGGAAGGCCGGGCGGATCGTGCCATGGCGCAGCGCGGCCTCGATGGCTGTGGCGATCGCCTCTTCGTCCTCGCGGATGATGGTGTGTGCTCCTGTGCCTGGCCCCGTCCCTGCGGTGCGGCGGGCCGTGTGGCTAGCGCCGAGTGCAGCCGGTGGTTGCGCTTCGGGATGGATTGCCCAAGCATGTGTTACGCCCGGGGAACCCCGATGCCAGGGACACTCCTCGCATTGCGCTGGACGGGGCGGCGGGGAAGGATGCCCGCCGGAAGCGCCGAACCTGGCGCGCGATCAGAAGGGGGGAAGCGCGTGGCAAATGCGCTGAAGGAGGCCTGGAAGGCCGGGCGCCGGACGGTGAACGGGTGGCTTGCCATTCCCTCGGCCTTCTCGGCCGAGGTGATGTCCGGGATGGGCTTCGACAGCCTGACGGTGGACCTGCAGCACGGGGTGCAGGACTACATGTCGGCGGTGGAGTGCTTCCAGGGCATGCAGCGGCACGGGCCGGTGCCCCTGGCCCGGCTGCCCTGGAACGAGCCGGGGATCGCCGGCAAGCTGCTGGACGCGGGCGCGCAGGGGCTGATCTGCCCCATGGTGAACACGCGGGAGCAGGCCGAGGCCTTCGTCTCTTCCTGCCGCTACCCGCCGGCCGGCACGCGGTCCAACGGGCCGGTGCGGGCCGGGATCTACGGCGAGGTCGGGCGGTACTTCTACGACGCGAACGACGACACCCTCTGCCTGCCGATGATCGAGACGCGGGAAGCGGTGGCGAACCTGGACGCGATCCTCGACGTGCCGGGTGTGGACGGGATCTACATCGGCCCGACCGACCTCGCGATCTCTCACGGCTACCTGCCGCCGGTGATGGAGCGGGAGGACAAGGAAATGCTCGATCTCTACGAGATGCTGATCCGCGCCTGCCACGACAGGGGCAAGTTCATCGGGCTGCACGCGATCACCGGCGCCTACGTGAAGCGCATGCACGGGATGGGCTTCAACTACGCGACCATGGGGAGCGACATCAACGCGATGGTGTCCGGGGCGCGGGCGCAGATGGAGGCGTTCAAAGGGTAGGCGTCCGGTCCTTCGCATCCGGCCTGTCCCGGGGAGAGGAAGAAGGAATTCTTCCTCTCTCCGGACCCCTCACCATCATCTTCTTTTAGGCTTTGGAATCACTCGGCTGATGGTACGCCTCGGGTCGATGACCCGAGGCGACTGCCAGGGCAGGACCGGGTCCTTTCCCGCCGAAACCCCGTGTCAGAACGGTGCGGCGGCAGCCAGATGGGGATCCAAGGGCCTCAGGCCCTTGGCGGGGGTCCAGGGGGCGGAGCCCCTTGGGGCCGGCCGCGCCCACCTCAGCCCAGCTGATTGAGCTGCTGCGTGAGGCGCAGCTCCTCGTGGTCGGTTTCGGAGACGAGGCCGACCAGGAGTTCTTCCGGGACGGGTTTCGTGCCGTGGTGGTCCAGCAGGGCCTGGCGCCCGGCACGCAGGGCAGCGAGGCGGATCTGCAGGCGGGCCTGGAGTTCGGCCTGCGGGCCGCCGGCGGCCACGCCGCCGAAGACGCGGTCGAGGTCCCGGAACTCGCCCACGATGTCGCGCGCGATGGCGCCGTCCAGCGGGCTGTCGAGGCGTCCCTGGACCTCTGCCAGGGCGGCGTGGGCCATGAGGCGGCGGGCGGCGGCTTCGCCCGCGCTCATCCCGTTCCGGCGGGGCTCCACCACGCCGAGGCGGAGGATGAGCCATTCGAGGGTGGTGCCCTGGACGACGAGGGTGACGAGGATGGCGATGAAGGCGAGGAAGATAAGGAGGTCGCGATGCGGCACCTCGAGCGGCAGGGCGAGGGCGGTGGCCAGCGAGACGACGCCGCGCATGCCGGCCCAGCCGATGATTGCGGCGTGGCGCGGCCGGGGCAGGGCGTGGTCGTGCGAGAGGGAGGGGAAGAGGCGCGGCAGGTAGGCGAAGGGCATCACCCAGGCCAGGCGCGAGACGACGAGGGTAAGGGAGACCGCGAGCGCGGCGAGAACCACGGTGCCGGCCGGTTCCTTCTCCAGCCGTTCCAGGATGCCGTTGAGCTGCAGCCCGACGAGGATGAAGACGAGGCTGGTGAGCGTGAATTCCACGAAGTTCCAGGTCGCGATCGCCTCCACCCGGGTCTGAGGAGCGAGGAGGGCGCGCTGGCGGCCGGAGACGATGATGCCGGTGGTGACGACGGCGATCACGCCGGAGACGTGCACGGCCTCCGCCGCCAGGAAAGCCGCGTAGGCGATGAGGAAGGTGACGGCGACCTCCAGCGCCGTGTCCTCCAGCAGGGGCAGGAGGCGCGAGGCGGCCCAGGCCACCGCCCAGCCCACCGCGAGGCCGCCGAGGGCGACCCCAAGGAAGGTGAGGGCGGCGACCGCGGGGCTGACGCTGGCGGTGGCGAGCGCGCCGACGGCGAGGCGGAAGAGGACGAGGGCGGAGGCGTCGTTCACGAGGCTCTCGCCCTCCAGCACCGTGACGATGCGGCGGGGGAGCGGCAGGCGCTTGAGGATGGCGGCGGCGGCGACGGCGTCCGGCGGGGCGACGACGGCGCCGAAGGCGATGGCGGCCGCCCAGGGCAGGTCCGGCAGGAGGAGCTTGGCGACCAGGGCCACGCAGGCGGCGGTGAAGAGCACGGCGCCGACGGCGAGGAGCAGGATGGGCCGGATGGAGGCGCGGAACTCCTCCCAGTCGGTCCGCCAGGCGCTGGCCTGGAGGAGCGGGGGGAGGAAGGCGGCGAGCGCCAGGGTCGGGTCCAGCTCGACCCGCGGCATGCCGGGGATGAAGGCCAGGGCCATGCCGCCGATGATGAGCACCACGGCGTAGGGCAGGCGCGTCCGCCGGGCGAGGACGGCCAGGGCGACGCAGGCCGCCAGCAGGGCCAGGATGACCTCGAGGAGATTCATGGGGGAAGTCTGGGGCCGTGCGGTGGCGGAGGATAGGACGTTGCTGCCGCGCCGGGGCGTGCGGGGCATGAAAAAGGCCGCCCCGGTCCCCCGGGGCGGCCCTTCTCGTTCCGCGGCACTGGGCCGCGCGGGGACTACTCGGCCAGGGCCTTGTTCTTGCCGGCGCGCAGGCCGGGCAGGAGCATGGCGGCGAGGACGATGGCCGCGATGGCCAGAAGCGTCGCGCTGATCGGGCGCTCCACGAAGACGATCGGATCGCCGCGGGAGAGCAGCATGGCGCGGCGCAGGTGCTCCTCCATCATCGGGCCGAGCACGAAGCCGATGAGGAGAGGGGCGGCCTCCATCCGGAGCTTGGAGAAGATGTAGCCGAGGATGCCGAAGAACAGGGTCTGGTAGACGTCGAAGACCGAGTTGTTCAGCGAGTAGACGCCGATGGCGCAGAACACGAGGATCGACGGGTAGAGGAACTTGTAGGGCACCTGCAGCAGCTTCACCCACATGCCGATGAGCGGCAGGTTGATGACGAGCAGCATGAGGTTGCCGACCCACATGGAGCAGATCAGGCCCCAGAACAGGTCCGGCTGGGCCTCCACCATGCGGGGGCCGGGCTGGATGCCCTGGATGATGAGCGCGCCGACCATCAGCGCCATCACGGCGTTGGCGGGGATGCCGAGGGTGAGCAGCGGGATGAAGGAGGTCTGGGCGGCCGCGTTGTTCGCGGATTCCGGACCGGCCACGCCCTCGATCGCGCCGTTGCCGAACTCGTGGCGGTAGCGCGAGATCTTCCGCTCCATCATGTAGGAGCCGAAGGCCGCGAGCGAGGCGCCGCCGCCGGGCAGGATGCCCAGCATCGAGCCGACCACCGTGCCGCGCAGCACGGAGGGAATGGAGCGCTTGAACTCGGCGCCGGTGAGCATGAGGCTGCCCACCTTCCCGGACATGACCGAGCGGGCCTCCGGGCGCTCGAGGTTCAGGATGATCTCGCCGATGCCGAAGATGCCCATGGCGATGGAGACGAAGCCAAGGCCGTCGGACAGCTCCGGCACGCCGAAGGTGAAGCGCTGCTGGCCGGTCTGGACGTCGGTGCCGACGAGGCCCAGCGCGACGCCGAGCACCACCATGGCGATGGACTTCAGGACCGAGCCCTGGGCCAGCACCGCGGAGATGATGAGGCCGAGCAGCATGAGCGAGAAGTAGTCCGCCGGGCCGAAGGAGAGCGCCACGGAGGTGAGCAGCGGGCCGGAGGCCGCGACGACGAGGGTGGCCACGGTGCCCGCGAAGAAGGAGCCGACGGCGGCGATGGTGAGCGCCGCGCCGGCGCGCCCGTTGCGCGCCATCTTGTAGCCCTCGAGGGTCGTGACGACCGACGAGACCTCGCCCGGCAGGTTCAGCAGGATGGCGGTGGTGGAGCCGCCGTACTGCGCGCCGTAGTAGATGCCGGCGAGCATGATGATGGCGGTGGTGGCGGGCTGGCCGAAGGTGATCGGCAGCAGCAGCGAGATCGTGGCGACCGGGCCGATGCCCGGCAGCACGCCGATCGCGGTCCCGATCAGCGCGCCGAGCAGCGCGAAGAGCAGGTTGTCCAGCGACAGGGCGACGCCGAAGCCGTGCGCCAGGTTTCCGAGAAGCAGTTCCATGGGTTTGTTCTGGCCCTTCCTTTCTTGGCGCTTAACCGAAGATGGTCGGCCACAGCGGAACCCGGATGTCGAGTTCCTTGATGAAGACGAACCAGCAGAGGACGCAGAGGAAGAGGGTCATCCCCGCGATGCTGATCGGGTTGTGCTCGCGGTCGGCCAGGGCGGCGATGATGCAGAGCAGGACGATCGAGAGGATCAGCCCCAGCGGCTCCAGCGACAGGCCGAACACGGCGAAGGAGGCGAGGGTGAGGCCGAGCGCCCGCCAGGCCGGCGAGATCGCGAGCACGAGCATCGCGACGAGGCAGGCCGCGCCCACCTGGATGTAGTTGTTGTTGTAGCCCGCGGCCTCCATTACCCGCCAGATCACCACGCCGACGATGACGCTGGCGGCGAGGGTAGTGAAATCGAGCTTCGTCCAGCGCTCCAGCGGGTCAGGGCCGCCGGTGAGGCCGATGAGGAACACGATGGCGCCGAGGCCGAACTGCAGCCAGAAGACGAGCATCGGCATGTAGCCGGGGCCCATGCGGCGCGCGGATCCGAGGGTGTGCTGTTCCAGCCCCAGCCCGAGGAACCCGCCGTTGATGTACAGGCCCATCACGGCGAGGAACATCAGGAGTCCCCCCGCCCATAGGTCCTTCGCGCTGATCTTCATGAACTCTCCACCCCTAAGTCCCTCAAAGATACCGTCCGACGGGAGGGGCGCCGAGGGCTGAGGGGTGGGCACGCTGCCGCCCGCGGAGGCCCATGAGGGCTCCGCGGCCGGCATCTTCCGTGCCTTCTTCCCAGAATCCTGACGCTCCCCCCGATAGAGAGAGGTGGCGCAACCTATTTGCCCGCGCGCCAAGCTACAAGCACCGGTTTGATCCCCTCCTTGTCATGGATGCTTCTTCACCTACGATGCGGCGCAACATCGTTGCGAGATTCCATGTCATGACAAACGCGCAGGTCACGGGAATCAATGAGCCGGGGCGGCGGATCGCCGAGCAGGCGGCGGCGCTGCTGCCCGCGCTTTCCGCCATCCGGCGTGACATTCATGCACACCCCGAGCTCGCCTTCGAGGAGGTGCGGACGGCCGGAATCGTCGCCGCCGAGCTGGCGCGGATGGGAATTCCGCACCGGACCGGGCTGGGCGGAACCGGCGTGGTCGGGATGATCGAGGGCGGGCGGCCCGGGCCGACGCTGGCCATCCGGGCGGACATGGACGCGCTGCCGATCCACGAGGAGACAGGGCTGCCCTTCGCCAGCACCGCCGACGGCAAGATGCACGCCTGCGGGCACGACATCCACACCGCCACCCTGCTGGGGGTGGCGGAGGTGCTGCGGGGCATGGCGCCGATGCTGGCCGGGCGGGTGGCGCTGGTGTTCCAGCCGGCCGAGGAGGTGCTGGGGGGCGCCGCCGCCATGATCGCGGACGGGGCGGCGGAGGGGATCGACCTGGCGCTGGGCTTCCACAACCACCCGGACATGCCGGTGGGGGAGACGGGGTTCGCGCGCGGGGCCTGCCTCGCGGCCTCGGACCGGTTCGACCTGGTGGTGCGCGGGAAGTCCGGCCACGCGGCGCACCCGGAATCGGCGGTGGATCCGATCGTGGCGGCGGCCCACTTCGTCTCCCAGGTGCAGACGGTGGTGAGCCGGGAGGTAGACCCGCTGCGCCCGGCGGTGGTGACGATCGGCATGTTCCAGGGCGGCGCCACCTACAACATCATCCCCGAGCGAGTTCACCTGAAGGGCACGATCCGCACGCTGGACGAAGGGACGCGGGAGATCGCCGGGGCGGCTATCCGGCGGCTCTGCGCCGGGCTGGAGGCGGGGTTCCGGGTGGAGTGCGCGCTGGACTACCGCCGGCTGGTGCCGCCTCTGGTGAACGACGATTCCGTGCTGGACCGGCTGCTGGCGGCGGTGACGGCCCAGTTGGGCGAGGCGCCGAGGGCGGGCGTGCCGAGCATGGGGAGCGAGGATTTCGCGGAGTTCGCGCGGCTTGTGCCCTCCGCCCACCTGCGGATCGGCTCCGGCGCGCCGGGGCGGGCGGACAAGCTGCACAATGCGGGGTATCAGCCGGATGAGGGCTGCATCGCCGTGGGCGTGCAGGCCCTCTCGCGCGCGGCGCTGGAGATCCTGGCATGAAGGTCTGTATTTTCGGGGCGGGGGCCATCGGCGGGCACCTGGCGGGGCGGCTGGCCCGCGGCGGGGCCGAGGTGAGCGTGGTGGCGCGCGGCCCCGCCCTCTCGGCCATCCGGGAGAAGGGGCTGACGGTGCAGGCGCCGGACGCGACCTTCACGGTGCGCCCGGCGGCGAGCGACGACCCGGCGGCGCTCGGGCCGCAAGACGCAGTGGTGGTGACGGTGAAGGGGCACCAGCTCCCCGGTGCGGCCGCCGCGATCGCGCCGCTGCTGGGGCCGGAGACGGCGGTGGCCTTCGTCATGAACGGCATTCCCTGGTGGTACTTCGACCGCCACGGGGGCGCGCTGGACGGGCGGGCTCTGCCGGCGCTGGACCCGGGCGGGGCGGTGCGCGCCGCCGTGGGCGTGCGGCGCACGATCGGCGGAGTGGTCTACTCCGCCTGCACCGTGACGGAGCCGGGGACCGTGCACGTGGAGAACGCGGGCGGGAAGGTGATCCTGGGCGAGCTCGACGGCTCGGCGAGTGGGCGGGTGGAGGCGCTCTCGGCGGCGATCGCGGCCGGGGGGCTGGCAAGCCCGGTGGTGCCGGATATCCGGCGCGAGGTGTGGCTGAAGCTCGTCTCCAACATCTCCTTCGGGCCGCTCTGCCTGCTCTCCCGCCAGGGGATCGGGCCGACGCTGGCCGAGCCGGTGCTGCGGGCTGCCGCGGTGCGGGCGCTGGAGGAAGCGCGGGCGATCGCGCGCCGGCTCGGCATTCCGCTGGAGTTCGATGTGGACGCCCGGGTGAAGGGCTCCGAGGGGGTCGCCCACAAGCCCTCGATCCTCCAGGACATGGAGGCCGGGAAGGCGGTGGAGATGGAGGCAATGCTGGTGCAGCCGCTGGCGCTGGCGCGCATGGCCGGGGTGGAGACGCCGACCCTGGACCTGCTCGTGGGGCTGGCGCGCAAGGCGGCCGAGGCCTCGGGGCAGTACGCGCCGGCGGGGTAGCGGCCGGGCATGAGAAAGGCCGGACGGGGGGACCCGTCCGGCCTTTTCTGTGGGCTCCGTGCCCCGGCTTACCAGCCGTAGTAGGGGCGGGGCGCGTAATAGGCCGGCGGCGGCGGCGGCGCGTAGTAGACGGGCGGCGGCGCGTAATAGACCGGCGGCGGCGGGGCGTAGTAGGCGCGGGGCGCGTAGTAGCCCGGCGGGGCCAGGGTGGCGCCCGCGATGGCGCCGAGGGCGAGGCCGCCGACGATGGCGCCCGCGACGGCGCCGCCATGGCCGCGATGGCGGTGCCAGCCCTGGGCCTCGGCGGGGGC
This genomic window from Pararoseomonas sp. SCSIO 73927 contains:
- a CDS encoding EAL domain-containing protein; its protein translation is MHPEAQPPAALGASHTARRTAGTGPGTGAHTIIREDEEAIATAIEAALRHGTIRPAFQPIVHLKSGSIACFEVLARWTDENFGPMPPARFVPVAERHGLAANLARHIIRSACLAALDWGGSFRLAFNISPQHFQDRAMPALFEESVQATGFPLDRTKIEITETAVIGDIDGARVAADLLRGKGVRIALDDFGTGHSSLTRLRALPFDEIKLDGSFVRTMGDSEESRQIVGAVIGLGRSLGAPVVAEGVETDAQAEALARLDCDYAQGWLFGRPVPAAEVPPMLHARGAMAFAPATRYPSGEQRLTQLEAIYAAAPVALVFVDRALRIGAANRRFSALMGMDARALSGRSLGEIDPAAMAQAHSDLEHARRGEPIPPRIWFLPAGRGAALLHTAPARDEAGELLGLSLAVSELPGQG
- a CDS encoding aldolase/citrate lyase family protein, translating into MANALKEAWKAGRRTVNGWLAIPSAFSAEVMSGMGFDSLTVDLQHGVQDYMSAVECFQGMQRHGPVPLARLPWNEPGIAGKLLDAGAQGLICPMVNTREQAEAFVSSCRYPPAGTRSNGPVRAGIYGEVGRYFYDANDDTLCLPMIETREAVANLDAILDVPGVDGIYIGPTDLAISHGYLPPVMEREDKEMLDLYEMLIRACHDRGKFIGLHAITGAYVKRMHGMGFNYATMGSDINAMVSGARAQMEAFKG
- a CDS encoding Na+/H+ antiporter; the protein is MNLLEVILALLAACVALAVLARRTRLPYAVVLIIGGMALAFIPGMPRVELDPTLALAAFLPPLLQASAWRTDWEEFRASIRPILLLAVGAVLFTAACVALVAKLLLPDLPWAAAIAFGAVVAPPDAVAAAAILKRLPLPRRIVTVLEGESLVNDASALVLFRLAVGALATASVSPAVAALTFLGVALGGLAVGWAVAWAASRLLPLLEDTALEVAVTFLIAYAAFLAAEAVHVSGVIAVVTTGIIVSGRQRALLAPQTRVEAIATWNFVEFTLTSLVFILVGLQLNGILERLEKEPAGTVVLAALAVSLTLVVSRLAWVMPFAYLPRLFPSLSHDHALPRPRHAAIIGWAGMRGVVSLATALALPLEVPHRDLLIFLAFIAILVTLVVQGTTLEWLILRLGVVEPRRNGMSAGEAAARRLMAHAALAEVQGRLDSPLDGAIARDIVGEFRDLDRVFGGVAAGGPQAELQARLQIRLAALRAGRQALLDHHGTKPVPEELLVGLVSETDHEELRLTQQLNQLG
- a CDS encoding tripartite tricarboxylate transporter permease; translation: MELLLGNLAHGFGVALSLDNLLFALLGALIGTAIGVLPGIGPVATISLLLPITFGQPATTAIIMLAGIYYGAQYGGSTTAILLNLPGEVSSVVTTLEGYKMARNGRAGAALTIAAVGSFFAGTVATLVVAASGPLLTSVALSFGPADYFSLMLLGLIISAVLAQGSVLKSIAMVVLGVALGLVGTDVQTGQQRFTFGVPELSDGLGFVSIAMGIFGIGEIILNLERPEARSVMSGKVGSLMLTGAEFKRSIPSVLRGTVVGSMLGILPGGGASLAAFGSYMMERKISRYRHEFGNGAIEGVAGPESANNAAAQTSFIPLLTLGIPANAVMALMVGALIIQGIQPGPRMVEAQPDLFWGLICSMWVGNLMLLVINLPLIGMWVKLLQVPYKFLYPSILVFCAIGVYSLNNSVFDVYQTLFFGILGYIFSKLRMEAAPLLIGFVLGPMMEEHLRRAMLLSRGDPIVFVERPISATLLAIAAIVLAAMLLPGLRAGKNKALAE
- a CDS encoding tripartite tricarboxylate transporter TctB family protein; the protein is MKISAKDLWAGGLLMFLAVMGLYINGGFLGLGLEQHTLGSARRMGPGYMPMLVFWLQFGLGAIVFLIGLTGGPDPLERWTKLDFTTLAASVIVGVVIWRVMEAAGYNNNYIQVGAACLVAMLVLAISPAWRALGLTLASFAVFGLSLEPLGLILSIVLLCIIAALADREHNPISIAGMTLFLCVLCWFVFIKELDIRVPLWPTIFG
- a CDS encoding M20 family metallopeptidase, which codes for MTNAQVTGINEPGRRIAEQAAALLPALSAIRRDIHAHPELAFEEVRTAGIVAAELARMGIPHRTGLGGTGVVGMIEGGRPGPTLAIRADMDALPIHEETGLPFASTADGKMHACGHDIHTATLLGVAEVLRGMAPMLAGRVALVFQPAEEVLGGAAAMIADGAAEGIDLALGFHNHPDMPVGETGFARGACLAASDRFDLVVRGKSGHAAHPESAVDPIVAAAHFVSQVQTVVSREVDPLRPAVVTIGMFQGGATYNIIPERVHLKGTIRTLDEGTREIAGAAIRRLCAGLEAGFRVECALDYRRLVPPLVNDDSVLDRLLAAVTAQLGEAPRAGVPSMGSEDFAEFARLVPSAHLRIGSGAPGRADKLHNAGYQPDEGCIAVGVQALSRAALEILA
- a CDS encoding 2-dehydropantoate 2-reductase, with protein sequence MKVCIFGAGAIGGHLAGRLARGGAEVSVVARGPALSAIREKGLTVQAPDATFTVRPAASDDPAALGPQDAVVVTVKGHQLPGAAAAIAPLLGPETAVAFVMNGIPWWYFDRHGGALDGRALPALDPGGAVRAAVGVRRTIGGVVYSACTVTEPGTVHVENAGGKVILGELDGSASGRVEALSAAIAAGGLASPVVPDIRREVWLKLVSNISFGPLCLLSRQGIGPTLAEPVLRAAAVRALEEARAIARRLGIPLEFDVDARVKGSEGVAHKPSILQDMEAGKAVEMEAMLVQPLALARMAGVETPTLDLLVGLARKAAEASGQYAPAG